In Primulina huaijiensis isolate GDHJ02 chromosome 4, ASM1229523v2, whole genome shotgun sequence, a genomic segment contains:
- the LOC140975511 gene encoding uncharacterized protein translates to MEGFGNGGSELPAGSSDIVGQLVLAVRNIMTEVMVPKMDSILKLVEEYKSARASIEQEWKLREARIDQLEHQLNQVVETLIATENKRILEDPILTLEPKNTELRFSNKISQPILTGDEIKAEGNTCIEVSLLDSSTGNIVDVGPVASASVEIVVLGHGSGDWTGEEFNEKIVRLEGKPPLLTVNECTLQGGKGVLKKVKFRHYAAELVKPSEFRFGARIAEKFDGISVKEATTESFVVKSYRNKYSRKNEIPCPEDNIWVLKNIQRRGMIDKRLQAKGIDTVEKFMIQVLINPEELKNIVGLRGTKWKATVNHARKCESNKMYCYTNSQETLCVVFDIFGRLQGLHSEGYYTDTNMLSKNKKVDADKLLLSAFEHWENVLPFDDLECLQQHLAAIKTSFILSNPCVPGQYSGTTTDAGASEMVDESNNINGIPILDADSLARCDSLGIHDFELSDDFRFPRGQRSSLDHGLMFTDSGIGRVVCSARIDGSGSVSAESEAGLPVSEPPKKWKTLLFCITRWFLIRKLLNSEANPARKKQKICSRDIGHPISNSNVGAYKMIEGSDNFEFPCPFFDQEILDSNMTAFVHYDPFSLHDVGTTFDDFDIGSVVYGARNYGTGSVSAGSEAVVLGSNPPRKWKTLVFCLSRWFLIRKTLNSEANPARKKRKIHQLY, encoded by the exons ATGGAAGGCTTCGGTAACGGTGGGTCGGAACTGCCAGCGGGAAGTTCAGATATTGTTGGGCAGTTGGTTTTGGCTGTAAGAAA TATAATGACAGAGGTAATGGTGCCCAAGATGGATTCGATTCTTAAACTT GTGGAGGAGTACAAATCGGCAAGGGCAAGTATAGAACAAGAATGGAAGTTGAGAGAGGCGCGGATCGATCAGCTCGAACATCAACTAAACCAAGTTGTTGAGACTTTGATAGCAACAGAAAACAAGAG GATTCTTGAGGATCCAATTCTGACCCTGGAGCCGAAAAATACGGAGCTCCGGTTTTCGAACAAGATTTCTCAGCCAATCTTGACGGGTGATGAGATAAAAGCAGAAGGCAACACTTGTATTGAAGTCTCTCTTCTTGATAGTTCCACAGGAAACATAGTTGATGTTGGACCTGTAGCATCTGCAAGTGTTGAAATAGTTGTTCTTGGACATGGATCTGGTGATTGGACAGGGGAAGAATTCAATGAGAAAATTGTGAGATTAGAAGGGAAGCCACCTCTTCTTACGGTAAATGAGTGTACACTACAAGGAGGCAAAGGTGTTCTGAAAAAAGTTAAGTTTAGACATTATGCAGCCGAATTAGTGAAGCCATCAGAGTTCCGGTTTGGGGCAAGAATTGCTGAAAAGTTTGATGGGATCAGTGTAAAAGAAGCAACGACTGAATCTTTCGTCGTCAAGAGTTACCGCAACAAAT ATTCCCGGAAGAATGAGATCCCGTGTCCTGAGGATAACATTTGGGTACTGAAAAATATACAACGACGTGGTATGATAGACAAGCGTCTGCAAGCTAAAGGAATCGATACAGTTGAGAAATTTATGATCCAGGTCCTGATAAATCCTGAAGAACTGAAAAAT ATTGTTGGTTTGAGGGGGACGAAGTGGAAGGCCACTGTAAATCATGCTCGAAAATGTGAGAGTAACAAGATGTACTGCTACACAAATTCTCAGGAAACTTTGTGTGTAGTTTTCGACATTTTTGGGAGGTTGCAAGGGCTGCATTCAGAAGGCTATTACACGGATACCAATATGTTGTCCAAAAACAAGAAG GTTGATGCAGACAAGTTGTTATTATCTGCTTTTGAGCACTGGGAAAATGTGCTCCCTTTTGATGATCTGGAATGTCTTCAACAGCACCTCGCGGCCATAAAAACTTCTTTCATTCTGTCAAATCCTTGCGTTCCAGGACAATATTCTGGTACAACAACTGATGCTGGAGCTTCTGAAATGGTCGATGAATCCAACAATATCAACGGAATCCCCATTTTAGATGCTGATTCGCTTGCACGTTGTGACTCATTAGGTATACATGACTTTGAACTCAGCGATGATTTTCGTTTCCCACGTGGTCAGCGCTCTAGTTTGGATCATGGTTTGATGTTTACTGATTCCGGTATTGGACGTGTGGTGTGTAGTGCAAGAATAGATGGAAGTGGGAGTGTGTCAGCTGAATCCGAGGCTGGTCTTCCAGTTAGTGAGCCTCCAAAGAAGTGGAAAACGCTGCTTTTCTGCATAACAAGATGGTTCTTGATCAGAAAATTGTTGAATTCTGAAGCTAATCCTGCCCGAAAGAAGCAGAAAATTTGTTCTCGCGATATAGGACATCCTATTTCAAACTCCAATGTCGGAGCTTACAAAATGATCGAGGGATCCGACAATTTCGAATTTCCGTGTCCATTTTTCGATCAGGAAATCCTCGATTCAAACATGACTGCGTTTGTACATTATGACCCGTTTAGTTTACATGATGTTGGAACCACGTTCGACGATTTCGATATCGGCAGTGTGGTATATGGGGCAAGAAATTATGGAACTGGGAGTGTGTCAGCTGGATCCGAGGCTGTTGTTCTAGGTAGTAACCCTCCAAGGAAGTGGAAAACGCTGGTTTTCTGCTTATCAAGATGGTTCTTAATCAGAAAAACATTGAATTCTGAAGCTAATCCTGCCCGAAAGAAGCGCAAAATTCATCAACTCTACTGA
- the LOC140974776 gene encoding calmodulin-binding protein 60 D-like isoform X2, which translates to MEAHQVHKTVEDKFGLERIETGILTETKRMLTVTDSNSTPVPKTMELRFSKKVSQPTLACHEIKGEGSTCIEVVLYDSSTGKRIEVGPVAFAYVELVVLAQGTDDWTGEGFNEKIVPVEGKKLPLLTVNMCKLEGGVCVLKGVKFRHHATQVKPTVFRLGARIVGTFEGIIVKEAKTESFAVKCYRNKYFKKNEVPTLTDKISVMKNIQRRGKIEERLQAKGIDNVEKFLIHLLINPQELKNIARSKGKKWEGTINHARKSQSGKMYWYFNYKENSGVIFDIFGKLQWMYSQGEYAATSMLSQDKKVVADNLLSSAFEHWEDVTSFDDPDSLQQHLEAVIRAAETIHESYNIEAPDPILLNNQGIPISDMNSLALGVHDIGFVDNFPWPPDDLLFSEMFTNFDIGSEVYGPRIEGTGSAMAESKEVENDVLRMKMNLNNRKK; encoded by the exons ATGGAGGCTCACCAAGTCCATAAAACG GTGGAAGATAAGTTCGGATTGGAAAGGATTGAAACTGGAATCTTAACAGAAACCAAGAG GATGCTTACAGTTACGGACTCGAATTCGACCCCGGTGCCGAAAACTATGGAGCTTCGGTTCTCGAAGAAGGTTTCTCAGCCAACCTTGGCATGCCATGAAATAAAAGGAGAAGGCAGCACTTGCATTGAAGTTGTTCTCTATGATAGTTCCACGGGGAAGCGAATCGAGGTCGGTCCGGTTGCATTTGCATATGTTGAACTAGTTGTTCTTGCACAGGGAACTGATGATTGGACAGGAGAAGGATTTAATGAGAAAATTGTACCAGTAGAAGGGAAAAAGTTGCCTCTTCTTACAGTAAACATGTGTAAGCTAGAAGGAGGCGTCTGCGTTTTGAAAGGCGTTAAGTTCAGACATCATGCGACCCAGGTGAAGCCGACGGTGTTCCGGTTGGGGGCGAGAATTGTTGGAACCTTTGAAGGGATCATTGTAAAAGAAGCGAAAACTGAATCTTTCGCTGTCAAGTGCTACCGCAACAAAT ATTTCAAGAAGAATGAGGTCCCAACTCTGACGGATAAAATTTCGGTAATGAAAAACATACAACGACGTGGTAAGATAGAGGAGCGTCTCCAAGCCAAAGGAATCGATAACGTTGAGAAATTTCTAATCCACCTCCTGATAAACCCTCAAGAactgaaaaac ATTGCTCGTTCGAAGGGAAAGAAGTGGGAGGGTACTATAAATCATGCTCGAAAATCCCAGAGCGGCAAGATGTATTGGTACTTCAATTATAAGGAAAACTCCGGCGTGATTTTCGACATTTTCGGAAAGTTGCAATGGATGTATTCACAAGGCGAGTATGCTGCCACTTCTATGTTATCCCAAGACAAGAAG GTTGTTGCGGACAATTTGCTATCATCTGCTTTCGAGCACTGGGAAGATGTCACCTCTTTTGATGATCCGGATTCTCTTCAACAGCACCTCGAGGCTGTAATTAGAGCTGCTGAAACGATCCATGAATCCTACAATATCGAAGCTCCAGATCCAATATTACTCAATAATCAAGGAATCCCCATTTCAGACATGAATTCACTTGCACTTGGTGTACATGACATTGGATTCGTTGACAATTTCCCTTGGCCACCTGATGATCTGCTCTTCAGTGAGATGTTTACCAATTTCGATATTGGATCTGAGGTGTATGGTCCAAGAATAGAAGGAACTGGGAGTGCCATGGCTGAATCCAAGGAAGTGGAAAATGATGTTCTGCGTATGAAAATGAATCTTAATAACCGAAAAAAATAA
- the LOC140974776 gene encoding calmodulin-binding protein 60 D-like isoform X1, protein MEAHQVHKTVEDKFGLERIETGILTETKRWEIMYGMLQILVKIMDCFLFLLDRMLTVTDSNSTPVPKTMELRFSKKVSQPTLACHEIKGEGSTCIEVVLYDSSTGKRIEVGPVAFAYVELVVLAQGTDDWTGEGFNEKIVPVEGKKLPLLTVNMCKLEGGVCVLKGVKFRHHATQVKPTVFRLGARIVGTFEGIIVKEAKTESFAVKCYRNKYFKKNEVPTLTDKISVMKNIQRRGKIEERLQAKGIDNVEKFLIHLLINPQELKNIARSKGKKWEGTINHARKSQSGKMYWYFNYKENSGVIFDIFGKLQWMYSQGEYAATSMLSQDKKVVADNLLSSAFEHWEDVTSFDDPDSLQQHLEAVIRAAETIHESYNIEAPDPILLNNQGIPISDMNSLALGVHDIGFVDNFPWPPDDLLFSEMFTNFDIGSEVYGPRIEGTGSAMAESKEVENDVLRMKMNLNNRKK, encoded by the exons ATGGAGGCTCACCAAGTCCATAAAACG GTGGAAGATAAGTTCGGATTGGAAAGGATTGAAACTGGAATCTTAACAGAAACCAAGAGGTGGGAAATTATGTATGGAATGCTGCAAATTTTGGTGAAAATAATGGATTGTTTTCTATTTCTACTTGACAGGATGCTTACAGTTACGGACTCGAATTCGACCCCGGTGCCGAAAACTATGGAGCTTCGGTTCTCGAAGAAGGTTTCTCAGCCAACCTTGGCATGCCATGAAATAAAAGGAGAAGGCAGCACTTGCATTGAAGTTGTTCTCTATGATAGTTCCACGGGGAAGCGAATCGAGGTCGGTCCGGTTGCATTTGCATATGTTGAACTAGTTGTTCTTGCACAGGGAACTGATGATTGGACAGGAGAAGGATTTAATGAGAAAATTGTACCAGTAGAAGGGAAAAAGTTGCCTCTTCTTACAGTAAACATGTGTAAGCTAGAAGGAGGCGTCTGCGTTTTGAAAGGCGTTAAGTTCAGACATCATGCGACCCAGGTGAAGCCGACGGTGTTCCGGTTGGGGGCGAGAATTGTTGGAACCTTTGAAGGGATCATTGTAAAAGAAGCGAAAACTGAATCTTTCGCTGTCAAGTGCTACCGCAACAAAT ATTTCAAGAAGAATGAGGTCCCAACTCTGACGGATAAAATTTCGGTAATGAAAAACATACAACGACGTGGTAAGATAGAGGAGCGTCTCCAAGCCAAAGGAATCGATAACGTTGAGAAATTTCTAATCCACCTCCTGATAAACCCTCAAGAactgaaaaac ATTGCTCGTTCGAAGGGAAAGAAGTGGGAGGGTACTATAAATCATGCTCGAAAATCCCAGAGCGGCAAGATGTATTGGTACTTCAATTATAAGGAAAACTCCGGCGTGATTTTCGACATTTTCGGAAAGTTGCAATGGATGTATTCACAAGGCGAGTATGCTGCCACTTCTATGTTATCCCAAGACAAGAAG GTTGTTGCGGACAATTTGCTATCATCTGCTTTCGAGCACTGGGAAGATGTCACCTCTTTTGATGATCCGGATTCTCTTCAACAGCACCTCGAGGCTGTAATTAGAGCTGCTGAAACGATCCATGAATCCTACAATATCGAAGCTCCAGATCCAATATTACTCAATAATCAAGGAATCCCCATTTCAGACATGAATTCACTTGCACTTGGTGTACATGACATTGGATTCGTTGACAATTTCCCTTGGCCACCTGATGATCTGCTCTTCAGTGAGATGTTTACCAATTTCGATATTGGATCTGAGGTGTATGGTCCAAGAATAGAAGGAACTGGGAGTGCCATGGCTGAATCCAAGGAAGTGGAAAATGATGTTCTGCGTATGAAAATGAATCTTAATAACCGAAAAAAATAA